Below is a window of Myroides profundi DNA.
AAAACACACTTTAGTACTAGAACTATTAAGTACTATTTAATTAACGCTGGCTCTTGGGCTTTATCTGATAAGGATATAATTCATAAATAGCATTCGCTTCATTGATAGAGTATCCCATCTTATTATATTCCACGAATAACTTAAATGTATCATTTGCTACATTATCGTTTAGCTTATCTTGACAAAGAGCTTTATAATAATAGGCATCCGAAAACTCTTTATACTCCTTAATTGCCTTATCAAAATAGTCAATTGCTTCTTGATATAGTTCTTGTTCATACTTGATAATACCTAAATAAAACAAATCAACATGGTGTATATCTTGAAACACTTCTTTCTGTTTCTCTACTGCTCGTAAAAAGTATTGTTCTGCTGTATCAAATTCATTCAATTGTAAATAAGACAATCCAATATAGAAGGTATACGTATGATCCATTTCATACCTGTCTCCCCAGCGAATTAGACATTCTTCAAAATCTGCAATTGCATCTTTATAAGTCTTAAGAAATACACACTTAATAAAAGCCCTATAAGACAAATAACGCTTCACATCATAGCGTACAGCTTTATCTAGGTACTCCATACCTACCTCATACTTCCTATTTTTAAAATAAGGCATTGCTTTCTGTTGCCATAGATAAGCTACTGTACTATCCTGCTTCAACCCTTCATCTAAATTGGTTTGCCACTTATTCATATCTAAGTAATAATGATACTGATGAGCTCCATTAGTAGCATATTGAGTGATAATACTATCTTGTTTCACTACTTGCGCCTCACTAAGTTGGAGTTCTTCAATATATTTATTCTTTTCTATAGATGATTGACATCCTACTAATACAAATAATCCAAAGACAATAAAAAGGTATTTCATAACTATCTACATCTAAATTAGTTATTTAAAAATACTCTTTTTAAACTACTTATTCGTCTTTATTCATTATTTCTATCTTATACATAATCAAATCTATTGCTTCATTTCTCCAAATAATATCTCCATACTCTACGATAGCCTCACTATCTATAAAAATTCCTGTAGGATTACTCCAACACAACCATGCGATCATTTCTTCTCTTGTCCAGGTAGACAATTCTTCTTTTATCTCCACTGGAGACATACTACAAATCCTGTAATTAGGATGTAAGTGAGCTTCTATATCCATAACTAAGTACTTTAAAACTAAACACTTATTCATCATCAAAGAACATTCCAAATCAATGAATAATATCAAAATAATTATCTTTTACCCACAAAAAAAGCACTGTCATAAACAGCGCTTCTCTTCTACTATATCTTCTAAAGATACTTATATCTCATTGATTTTTTTGACAATCAATTCGCAAGTATAATCACTAATAGCTTTTATATCCTGCGTTTCTAATTGCTGATCGTACTCTTTTTCGAATACTGTACCATTGCCTAAGTCTATCACATAAGTCAATTCAGTAAATACACAAGCTAAACCTACTTCTATAGCTTCTGCTCCTTCTATTAGTTTGAATCCATCTAAACGGATAATAGATTGTATTCCTTCTGCTCTATTCCATACAATACTTGGATTGTCTAAATCTATTTCATTAGAAATCTCTTCTCCTACTTCATCCTCTTCTGATACCTCATCTTCGTTAATCTCCTCTTCAGTAGCAACACTTTCTTCCTCTACTACCACTTCCTCCTCACTAGTCATAGGCTCTTCTTCTACTGCTTGCTCTTCATTAGTGATAGACTCCTCTTCTTGGTGCTCTATAGTATCAGAAAGTAATTCTTCTAGCTCTTCTTCTGAAACATCTAAAGTATACTGTCCTATGATCTCATCGAATAAGTCTCCAAAACTATCTTTTACGTTATTCTCTACTTCTGTAAATAAAGGACGTATCGAATGTATAAATACAGACTCTAACCATGCAGCTGATTTCACCTTACTCTGCTCTTCCTCTTTCGCTTTTAATTGACGCTTAAGCATTTCTATTTGGTTGTAGAACTTCTCAGATTCTTCAATAGACTTCCCTTCTTGAATATCCACCACCATCTGTTGCGAACGAAGAATTTGTTGACCGATATGACCAAACAAATCATCTTTAGCTCCCTCATAACATAATACATCCGCAAGGTATTGCTCATACGCTTTGTTCTCCTTATCTGTAATCCAAAACGGAGTATATACGAATGCAATCAAAATCTGATTACTCAGCATACGTGCGATAACTCTATTCCCTCTATCAAAAGGGCTAATCTTCAAGAAATCAACATGAAAGTTTAATGCCACATCGATAGGGTGCGGTGCATATTTCTTTCCTTTCAGTATGTAATCGATAGCCTCATTCGTACGATTGATCAGTTCCTTCATCTCAGCTTTGACCTCTGCCACTCCCGTATAAGGATATTTATCCCCCTTATAAGTAACCATCTCATTAGGAGATTGCTTCCATTGTCCTATCGTTAGTTTCTTCTCTGCATCTTCTTCATACATCAGCTTAGCGTGAAGCTCTTTGATATACTTCTCAGACAGATGTACTTCTACTAATCCTCCACCTAACATATCTTTTAAGACCTCATCGTGCTTCTTGATTTCCATCAAATCACGAAGAGGCTTATTCTCCACATTCACCATTCCCGCAATCATGCTGCGTATCTCTTCTTTAGTCAGTGTATTTCCCTCTGTACCGTTAGAGTAATAGTTACACTCTAATCTATACTTCTCTGACAGCGTTACAAATTGCTCACTATTCAATCCTCCTAGTGCCTCTACCTGTTGCTGTAAGTTATCTATCTTTATTTTTACCTCTGTATAAGTCATCTTCACTGATTAATTTAAATCTATATACCTGATTCTATTTATCTTATAAAATCCAGCGTATATAACCTCGCTATTTCTAATCTCACACCCTTTATTTAGCACAAAATACAAATAGCTAAACAGCCCTCTAAGTCCTATTGTTTACTACAAAAACAACCTTCTTATGAACTGTTTCTTTTCGGCAGGCGAAGTTAAGAATTATCCCTCATCCTAAAAAATCATGTAGTATACTATTTAGATAATATTCTGAGAAAAAATAAGCCCTGAAGTTTTATACAATGGTATACTATTCTAAACAACAAAAGGATGCGCAAGTGACATCCTTTTGTTGTAGTTAAATTAGTTATTTAACCTATTCGCATTTTTAAAGTTTCCTTCCACATATAATTTGGAATAGGTTCTTCTAATTGCCATACTATAGACATAGGTTTAGAACCTTCATGTTTTACAAAATCTGCATAACCTAAAAACACATAACCTTGTGTTTTTTTAAACTCATTATACTTTCCCTCACGTACAAATAAAGCTATCTTCTTATCATTCTCTTTTTGGTTTATATATGAAAGTCCTTTGCTTGTATTCTCTCCTATAATACTCTGTGATTGCCAATGAAACAATACTTCATTAATTGCATAATCATCATACATTGTAGTTGGAGAAAAGTCTTCTTCAGTTTTTTGTAAATTAATAAACAATACTTCTGTATTCAGATCTGGATTTTCAGCTACACCTTCTCTATTAGGAGACTTTTTTTCTAATGTACTCAATTGGTAAGCAACTAAAATCTGTTCTCTTGTATATCTACTATGAATCCTCAACGGTAGCACATAAGACAATCCATCATACTTTATTTCTTCAAAAGTCAACAGTTCAATTTTATACAAAAGAAACTCTTTCATTTCTCCTACCATAGTTTTATCACTACCTATAATATACAATGATTCTTGTATAGACATAGTAGTTGAGGCTTTCTTCCAAAAATCATAATGAAGCATTAAAGCCATTAACTCAATTTCTTTTTTATTCCCTTTTACTTTACTTAAATCAAAACCTTGCTCTATTAACTGTAATACAAATTGAAAGTAATGATAAGATTCAGTAACCGCCCATTTATTAGTAAACATAGAAATATAGTGTTTACTTAACTCTTTATTCAGCCTTAAATCAACTCCTAAAGCATCTTCTTTTAAAATACTAAATAAACAATTCTTATACAGATGTTGTAAATCAATACAATAAAAAGTACAGAAATTCTGTATAGTTAATGGAAGAGTAGTATCCTGCCCAAAGCGTTTCAAGTATTTCAATAAACTTCCCTTATTAAAATTAGTAGCTTGTTTGATATTATTAAGTATATACTCCTTCGCTTGTTTTTCTAATACAATAGAACAACCTAAAGGTAGATGTGGAAAATCTTGTTCTATCTCATTTAACACGGTTGTATTCGTTTTACCTATCAATGCTCTAAACTTTTGTTCAAAATCATATTCTGAACGGGAGTTCCCAATAAAATCCAGTACTGTTAATACTTCCTTTCCCTCATTTAATCTCAATCCTCTTCCTAATTGTTGTAAGAAAATTGTTAAACTCTCTGTTGGTCTTAAAAACAGGACTGTATCTATTTCAGGGACATCTATTCCTTCATTAAAAATATCTACAACAAATAGATAATTAATTTCTCTTCTCTTTAACTTCCCTATTAATTCATCTCGTTTATTAGATTGATCTGATGTTAAAACTTCTGACTTCAAGTTTTTTTCTTGAAATCTTCTATTCATAAACTCTGCATGCTCCTTGCTTACACAAAATCCTAAAGCTGTAATATCTCCTAAACCTTTTGTATACTTATCAATATTATAAATAATCTCGCCTACTCGGATATCATTAGTTGTATATACCTTTGTTAATTGATTAGTATCATATTTACCTTGTTTCCATATCACATCTGTCAAATCTATACTATCTGAAATAGCAAAATATTGAAACGGACATAACAATTTATTGTTTAAAGCATCTGGTAAACGTATTTCTGCTGCTATTCTATTATTAAAATCCTCTACTATATTTCCCCCATCCATTCGTTCTGGTGTAGCTGTTAGCCCTAACAAAATATTACTCTTAAAGTAATTAAGTACTTTTTGATAGGTAGAAGCCTTAACATGATGTACTTCATCAAAAACGATATAATCATAATAATCTAAAGTAACTCCTTCTCCCTTCTGTATTTCATTATTTAAAGTTTGAATAGTAGAGAATACATGCTTCTTATTTCCCACTTCATATCCATCACCTTGCAGTTCACCAAAATTATTATCTCGCAACACTTGTCTAAACTTTGTTCTTGCTTGTTTCAAAATATCTATACGATGTGCTATAAACAACATCTTTGCATTAGGTTTACTTCTTAAATAAGCTTTAAAGTCAAATGCTGCTATCATAGTTTTACCAGTTCCTGTTGCAGCTACAACTAGGTTTTTAGTAGACTTATGAAGTGACCTTTCTACATTTAATTTTTCTAATATCTCTTTCTGATAATAATAAGGTTTCAGATCAAAAAATGTCATCACTTCAGTGTTATCAGATTTTCCTATTTTACTCTGTTTTAATGCCTCAGTTATTTTTATATAATCAATAGAACTACTATAACTCTCAAATTCTTCACTATTCCAATAAGATTCAAAAGTCTTCTTAAACTTATTAATTATCTGAGGTATTTCTTTAGTAGTCACTTTTACATTCCATTCTAAACCATCAGTTAATGCTGACCTAGAAAAATTAGAAGAACCAATATATGCTGTATGAAAACCTGTATTTCTATAAAACATATAGGCCTTAGCGTGTAAACGTTCATTACCTATGTTATATGAAATCTTTATTTCTGTATTTGGTAATTT
It encodes the following:
- a CDS encoding tetratricopeptide repeat protein; this encodes MKYLFIVFGLFVLVGCQSSIEKNKYIEELQLSEAQVVKQDSIITQYATNGAHQYHYYLDMNKWQTNLDEGLKQDSTVAYLWQQKAMPYFKNRKYEVGMEYLDKAVRYDVKRYLSYRAFIKCVFLKTYKDAIADFEECLIRWGDRYEMDHTYTFYIGLSYLQLNEFDTAEQYFLRAVEKQKEVFQDIHHVDLFYLGIIKYEQELYQEAIDYFDKAIKEYKEFSDAYYYKALCQDKLNDNVANDTFKLFVEYNKMGYSINEANAIYELYPYQIKPKSQR
- a CDS encoding Fic family protein, with the translated sequence MTYTEVKIKIDNLQQQVEALGGLNSEQFVTLSEKYRLECNYYSNGTEGNTLTKEEIRSMIAGMVNVENKPLRDLMEIKKHDEVLKDMLGGGLVEVHLSEKYIKELHAKLMYEEDAEKKLTIGQWKQSPNEMVTYKGDKYPYTGVAEVKAEMKELINRTNEAIDYILKGKKYAPHPIDVALNFHVDFLKISPFDRGNRVIARMLSNQILIAFVYTPFWITDKENKAYEQYLADVLCYEGAKDDLFGHIGQQILRSQQMVVDIQEGKSIEESEKFYNQIEMLKRQLKAKEEEQSKVKSAAWLESVFIHSIRPLFTEVENNVKDSFGDLFDEIIGQYTLDVSEEELEELLSDTIEHQEEESITNEEQAVEEEPMTSEEEVVVEEESVATEEEINEDEVSEEDEVGEEISNEIDLDNPSIVWNRAEGIQSIIRLDGFKLIEGAEAIEVGLACVFTELTYVIDLGNGTVFEKEYDQQLETQDIKAISDYTCELIVKKINEI
- a CDS encoding DUF3427 domain-containing protein, whose translation is MQTGIYESLITESLKKRLSTLGPNYYVENKQLDIEEATFYLAQHFTSALSKAFDVIKGVKKEEHVSCQIEMVNKLITYLHQEIEAYDFTSDIINADGQILTGVIDRLECDYKDVSEYLKEVIPVSRLTQSELFTGGNLGLSLDSELKKEILSSDRVDLLVSFIKWKAIVLLRPALEAFTSKGGKLRVLTTTYMGATDAKAIEELSKLPNTEIKISYNIGNERLHAKAYMFYRNTGFHTAYIGSSNFSRSALTDGLEWNVKVTTKEIPQIINKFKKTFESYWNSEEFESYSSSIDYIKITEALKQSKIGKSDNTEVMTFFDLKPYYYQKEILEKLNVERSLHKSTKNLVVAATGTGKTMIAAFDFKAYLRSKPNAKMLFIAHRIDILKQARTKFRQVLRDNNFGELQGDGYEVGNKKHVFSTIQTLNNEIQKGEGVTLDYYDYIVFDEVHHVKASTYQKVLNYFKSNILLGLTATPERMDGGNIVEDFNNRIAAEIRLPDALNNKLLCPFQYFAISDSIDLTDVIWKQGKYDTNQLTKVYTTNDIRVGEIIYNIDKYTKGLGDITALGFCVSKEHAEFMNRRFQEKNLKSEVLTSDQSNKRDELIGKLKRREINYLFVVDIFNEGIDVPEIDTVLFLRPTESLTIFLQQLGRGLRLNEGKEVLTVLDFIGNSRSEYDFEQKFRALIGKTNTTVLNEIEQDFPHLPLGCSIVLEKQAKEYILNNIKQATNFNKGSLLKYLKRFGQDTTLPLTIQNFCTFYCIDLQHLYKNCLFSILKEDALGVDLRLNKELSKHYISMFTNKWAVTESYHYFQFVLQLIEQGFDLSKVKGNKKEIELMALMLHYDFWKKASTTMSIQESLYIIGSDKTMVGEMKEFLLYKIELLTFEEIKYDGLSYVLPLRIHSRYTREQILVAYQLSTLEKKSPNREGVAENPDLNTEVLFINLQKTEEDFSPTTMYDDYAINEVLFHWQSQSIIGENTSKGLSYINQKENDKKIALFVREGKYNEFKKTQGYVFLGYADFVKHEGSKPMSIVWQLEEPIPNYMWKETLKMRIG